In Spirosoma aureum, a single genomic region encodes these proteins:
- a CDS encoding RNA polymerase sigma factor translates to MFLKRFRKSRLTTDAEYVAAYRATGDLSVLGELYERHMELVYAVCYNYLRDEDEAKDAVMHLFEQLITDLRKHDVQQFQSWLHSVARNYCLMQLRKNQAHPKAVQLTGLTADNDMDDNPVTATITDESDNRTLDLEEDLSRMEACLQTLPSEQRTCLTLFYLDQKSYVEVADLTGYDLKQVKSYLQNGRRMLKLCMSK, encoded by the coding sequence ATGTTTCTCAAACGGTTTCGTAAATCAAGACTTACTACCGATGCGGAGTATGTTGCGGCTTACCGCGCCACGGGTGATTTATCCGTGCTTGGGGAGTTGTATGAACGACATATGGAACTGGTCTATGCCGTCTGTTATAACTATCTGCGCGACGAAGACGAAGCTAAAGATGCCGTTATGCACCTTTTTGAGCAGTTAATTACGGATCTGCGCAAACATGATGTACAACAGTTTCAGTCGTGGCTACACAGTGTTGCCAGGAACTACTGCCTGATGCAGTTACGCAAAAATCAGGCACACCCGAAAGCAGTTCAGCTAACCGGCCTAACCGCAGACAATGATATGGACGATAATCCGGTTACGGCAACTATAACGGATGAGTCGGACAACCGAACGCTTGATCTTGAAGAAGATCTCAGCCGAATGGAAGCGTGTCTTCAAACGTTACCGAGCGAACAGCGCACATGCCTGACTTTATTTTATCTTGACCAAAAAAGTTATGTGGAAGTCGCTGACCTGACGGGATATGACCTCAAGCAAGTGAAAAGTTATTTGCAAAACGGCCGACGAATGCTGAAACTTTGTATGAGCAAGTAA
- a CDS encoding porin family protein yields the protein MFRSISLRSLAIPCVALLTCLSTTYAQQRFSAGPRVGLNLSTLRGDVDGYKMTPGLVAGAFLMYSSLNHFGISADVLYSQRGGKFTGVNPGNVPVELKQQINYLEIPVALRYFLTLSGNFRPNIFFGPTLAIPLSAKRVNQKIGGSTQPDVTNSEAFNNPDLGLFAGFQLNFPGLGERQRFLIDARYTYGLADVTSQPISGGIGGQNIYNSTITLTLGYGFGVGPEYRSRYRR from the coding sequence ATGTTTCGCTCAATTTCGCTACGTTCACTCGCCATTCCATGCGTAGCCCTTTTAACTTGCTTATCAACTACTTACGCACAGCAACGTTTCAGCGCAGGGCCGCGCGTTGGCTTGAATTTATCCACATTGCGGGGTGATGTGGACGGCTACAAAATGACTCCTGGTCTTGTAGCAGGGGCTTTTCTGATGTACAGTTCATTAAATCACTTCGGCATCTCCGCCGACGTATTATATTCTCAGCGCGGTGGTAAATTCACGGGAGTCAACCCAGGAAACGTACCCGTTGAACTGAAACAGCAAATTAATTATCTGGAAATTCCGGTGGCATTACGCTACTTTCTGACATTGAGCGGCAATTTCCGGCCTAATATTTTCTTCGGTCCAACGCTGGCGATACCATTAAGCGCCAAACGAGTCAATCAAAAGATCGGCGGATCAACCCAGCCCGATGTAACGAACTCAGAAGCGTTCAATAATCCCGATCTTGGCTTATTTGCCGGTTTTCAGCTAAACTTCCCTGGTCTGGGTGAACGGCAACGTTTTTTGATCGATGCTCGGTACACCTATGGCCTGGCTGATGTAACAAGCCAGCCAATCTCAGGTGGCATTGGAGGCCAAAACATATACAATTCGACAATTACCTTAACCCTGGGCTATGGTTTTGGTGTTGGTCCTGAATATCGTAGTCGGTATCGGCGGTAG
- a CDS encoding DUF4394 domain-containing protein yields MLYKKSLRSLIGMLTLGTLLTLNACQNMQPQLEPQSGLPAANARLSADFMFYVLTDNNQLLKLNTQNPGVNLGTISITGVQNNERLVAIDFRPATGQLYGVSNGSRIYAINLANGAATALGSVAFSPSINGDVVGFDFNPTVDRIRLVTNKGQNLRLNPETGTVMIVDGSINGVANVAVSGVAYTNNRSGSTTTTLYDIDPITDKLYRQDPPNNGTLAEVGSLGIDIAGTGSFDIAPDGSAIATLISGITQGLYQIDLASGRAERLGDLPGSTSIVGVAIPTEPVAYAVDGSNALHIFNPMTGSSVTKAITGLQGGETLYGIDFRPANGQLFALGSTSRLYTINTSNGAATVVGSGPFTPAIPSAGGDFGFDFNPTVDRIRLVGFNGQDLRLNPNDGTVVGVDGTLAFASGQGSPNVTAAAYTNNFAGSTATTLYDIDTRTGSAWLVMQTPPNNGTLVPVGSLGVEIEGGNGFDIGGTSNMGYALLRSGGSTKVYTINLSSGAASFNANLTGNPSVRGFAVGLGF; encoded by the coding sequence ATGCTTTATAAAAAATCGCTCCGTTCTCTGATCGGTATGCTAACTCTGGGTACGCTACTGACCCTCAACGCCTGTCAGAATATGCAACCACAGCTAGAGCCGCAAAGTGGCCTCCCTGCTGCCAATGCCCGTCTGTCTGCTGATTTTATGTTTTATGTCTTAACCGACAACAATCAGTTGTTGAAACTAAATACGCAGAACCCTGGTGTCAATCTGGGTACGATCAGTATAACAGGTGTTCAAAACAACGAACGGCTGGTAGCCATTGACTTCCGGCCAGCAACGGGTCAGTTATATGGCGTCAGCAACGGTAGCAGAATTTATGCCATTAATCTGGCCAATGGCGCGGCTACAGCCCTGGGATCAGTCGCATTCTCACCCAGTATTAACGGCGATGTGGTTGGCTTTGATTTTAACCCAACAGTTGATCGAATTCGGCTTGTTACGAATAAAGGGCAGAATTTGCGCTTAAATCCGGAGACAGGAACGGTAATGATTGTTGATGGTTCCATCAATGGTGTAGCCAATGTGGCCGTTTCGGGAGTTGCCTACACCAACAACCGTTCGGGATCTACCACGACAACCTTATATGACATTGACCCCATTACCGACAAGCTGTATCGCCAGGACCCACCCAATAATGGAACGCTGGCAGAGGTCGGTTCACTGGGTATTGACATTGCCGGTACGGGTAGCTTCGACATCGCTCCCGATGGCAGTGCCATTGCAACCTTAATTAGCGGCATTACGCAAGGACTTTATCAGATTGATCTGGCAAGCGGCCGTGCCGAGCGTTTAGGCGACCTGCCAGGCTCAACCAGTATTGTTGGAGTAGCTATTCCAACGGAGCCGGTTGCCTACGCCGTCGATGGTTCCAATGCACTGCATATCTTCAATCCAATGACAGGCTCGTCCGTGACCAAAGCCATTACGGGATTACAAGGCGGTGAGACGTTGTATGGAATTGATTTCAGACCAGCCAATGGGCAGTTATTTGCGCTGGGAAGCACAAGTCGTCTCTATACCATAAACACCTCGAATGGTGCCGCTACAGTAGTAGGTTCAGGGCCATTTACGCCAGCGATTCCAAGTGCAGGAGGTGACTTCGGATTTGATTTCAACCCGACGGTTGACCGTATCCGGCTTGTCGGTTTCAATGGTCAGGATCTGCGGCTCAATCCTAATGATGGAACCGTAGTCGGTGTGGATGGCACATTGGCTTTTGCGTCAGGACAGGGCTCACCAAACGTAACAGCAGCCGCCTATACAAACAACTTCGCAGGCTCAACGGCAACAACCCTTTACGACATTGATACCCGTACAGGCAGTGCCTGGTTAGTGATGCAGACACCTCCCAACAATGGAACGTTGGTGCCAGTTGGTTCGCTTGGTGTTGAGATCGAAGGAGGTAACGGCTTCGATATCGGTGGTACCTCGAACATGGGTTATGCGCTGCTGCGTTCGGGCGGTTCGACTAAAGTCTATACGATCAACCTGTCGTCAGGGGCCGCATCATTCAACGCTAATCTCACAGGCAACCCATCGGTTCGCGGCTTCGCCGTTGGCCTGGGTTTCTAA